The Methanococcus voltae PS genomic interval AATCAAAAGTTATAATGCTTGCAGATGATGCAAAAACTTCACCTTCTAAACTTTTTAGGTACTTAAATTCTTTAGAAGAAGATATTAACGTAAAAGAAACTTGTTTTGGTGCTTTTATAGAGGGAGAAGATGAATTAGTTGATAAAATAGCAGATAAAGTTCGAGATTTGGAAAAAAATAAAATATTTTGTAAGGATAGGGGCTTTCCAATATGGGATAAACGTAGATGTAGGGCTTTTAGGAAAGGAGGCCCTAGGGAAGGTTTCCATCAACTTGAAGCAGAGCATAGGGCTTTAAAAACTATATCTGAAGGTTTAGATGAGTATGAATCTGAAAAATCTACCTATGAAAATGTTCAAGAATTAAAAAAGAAAGTTATGGAAGAATACGATAAAACCCTTAAAAAGTCTGAAAAGGTTTCGGTGGGTTCTTTTGCAAAAATTGCAGAAGAATATAAATCAGATGATGCATCAAAAACTAAAAAGGCTAAAAACTAGATTTTAAAAATGTTTTAAAGTCTTTTAAAGTCTTTTATCAATGATTCTTTTACTTTTTTTCTCACTACGAGGTAATTCTCCAGAATTTACACATTCTACGTCAATTTTAATACCAATGAAGTTTTTAAATTTCTTCTGGACTTCTTGCTCTAATTTTAATAGAGCTTTTGAATCAATAATTAATTCTTTTTTCAACTCCACTCTCAAAAGCATATTGTCCCTACCTTCGTTCTTTGTGAGAACTACTTGGTATTCGCTACATAATTCGTCTAGACATTCAATTACTTTTTCAATTTGTTGAGGGAATATATTTACTCCTTTAATTTTAATCCTATCGTCCGAACGTCCCAAAATTCTTGAAATCTTTGGATATTTAGCACCACAGCTACATTTTCCAGTCATTATTTGTGTTAAATCCCCTGTCCTATATCTAATAAGTGGAGCACCTTCTTTTACGAGTGTTGTTATTACAAGCTCCCCAATTGTTCCATCTGGCAAAACTTTGCCTGTTATCGGGTCTATTATCTCGAATAACAAATAATCATTCCAATAATGTAATCCATCGTGTTCGTCACAGTCTATAGCTATTCCAGGACCGTAAACTTCGGTTAAGCCATAAATATCATATGTTTCCATATTTAGCTCTTTTTCTATCCTGTTTCTCATTTTTTCGCTCCATCTTTCAGAACCGATTATACCTTTTCTAAGGCATATTTTATCAGAAATACCTCTTTTGTGAATTTCTTCTGCTAAAAGTAAGGCATATGATGAAGTAGAGGTTAATACTGTTGATTTTAAATCAACCATCATTTTTAATTGTTTTTCCGTGTTTCCTGGACCCATCGGTATAGTCATAGCCCCCATTTTTTCAGCACCTAATTGGAAACCAATCCCTGCAGTCCATAATCCATAACCTGGCGTTATATGGACTCTGTCAGTACTTATGACGCCTGCAACCTCATAACATCTTGACATCATGTCTGTGAATACTTCAACATCTTTTTTCGTATAAGGGATTATAACCGGTTCACCAGTTGTTCCAGACGTTGAATGGATTCTAACGATTTCTTCTTCACCTACTGCACTCAGTCCTAGGGGATAAGCTTTCCTTAATTCTGATTTTGTAGTGAAAGGTAATTTTTGAATATCTTCGAGTGTCTTAATTTCTGAAACTTCGATATCTTTTAATTTTTCTTTGTAGAATGTTCCTTTTTTAGCCCTTTTTACCAAATCTATCAATAAATCAATCTTTTTATGGTTTTTATTTTTATTTTTATTTTTATCCTTATTGCCATTATTATCAATATTTTTATTACTCATATTATCCCTTTAAATTTTAATAACATTGTTAGAATTAATATTCGCATATTTTTCAAAATTATTAATTGCAAATTCTACGGCTTTTAAATTTATATCCTTAATTTTGCTTGGCATTTCTTCTTTTATTGTGCTATTTAATTCATCTACTGAAAAAGGCAAATAATTATTAAAACATGCGATTGCTATCATCATAATATTCATAGTTTTTAAATTTCCAAATTCTAAAGCCATTTTATTAAAATTACATGCTGTTAAAGTATTATTTTTATCAAATAGTTCAATAATTTTAATAACTTCCTTTTTAGAATATATTTCATTCTCTGGCGTTTTAGAACTTGAATATATTGGATTACTATTTAATAATACTTTAGTATCCTTATTTAAATACTCATTGTATCGGTAAGCTTCAGCAGGTTCAAAACCTATAATAACGTTTGCTTGCCCTTTTGGGATTAAAGAACCTTTTCTATGACTATCTAATCTTAAATTACTTACCACACTACCACCTCTTTGCGACATTCCGATAGTTTCTGCAGTACTTATTTTATAACCTTTTCTTAACGCCATGGTTGCTATTAAACGTGATGCTAAAACTATACCTTGACCTCCTACGCCCGATATGATTATATCACATTTTTCCATAGATTACACCTTTTATTACTATTCTTACTATTCTTACTATTATTTTTTTATTAGATTATTTTTTTATTCTATTACATTATTTTAATTTTTTAAGTACATCGAATACTTATTTCGTACACTTTTGGATTAATTTCATCCATATCTGTACTTATCACATCCTTCGAAAACCCGAATATCACAAATATTGTCGACATATAAAATTATTTTTTAGAATCATAATTTTTTAGATAATGCACCTTTTGGACATATGTTAATACATAAACCACAATTTGTACAAGAATCTAAAAGTTCTATGCGATTATTTAATGAATCATATCTCAGTGCAGGACAACCTATTTCATTGATACATAGCTTACAGGAATTACATAAATTCTCGTCAACGACTACTTTTAAGTTTTGAGCGTCGGTCTTTTGAGATTTTGTTGTTTTTATTTTTTTCTTTGTTACGCAATCCCCCTTGAATATAATTGCGGAAACTCCCTCGTAGTCCATTGCATTTTTACACTTTTTGAGAATACCTTTAAAAATATCTTCCTGTTCGATATTTGCAAATTTACTTATATCTATTGTTTGGACGTTTTCTACATTACAGCTCTTTAAAACTTTTTCAATATCAATTATCTTCGCATTTCCTCTTGCTTTTTGTCCAGTTCCAGGATGCGGTTGATGACCAGTCATTGCTGTTGTTTCGTTATCTAAAACAACTATTGTAACGTCTGCTTCATTATAAACAGCGTTCACTACTGCAGGTATTCCAGAGTGGAAGAATGTAGAATCGCCTATAAATGCTATATTCTTAGTATTTGAATTTACCCTACTTAAACCGGTTGCTAAGCTAATTCCTGCACCCATACATAAGCATGTATCGGTTGCACTCAAAGGAGGGGTCGCTCCGAGTGTGTAACAACCTATATCTCCGGAAAATATTGTTTCAATGTTTTGCTTTTTAAATTCTCTTGCAACTTTTTTAAAGGCATAAAATGCAATTCTGTGCATACAGCCTGCACATAATGTTGGTAACCTCACAGGTAAGGTTATTTCTTTTTTGGTATTTTCTTCATCTTTAATTTTACTACTAGTATTATTATTATGTTTATTATCCATATTATCTTTATTATTACATTCTAACCTATTATCTTCTTTAATTATTTTATATAGTAACGTTTTAACTATATCTACGTTATATTCCCCACATTTTGGGAATAAATTGTATTTTCCATAAAATTTAATATTGTTTAAATTATTATTATTATTATTATTATTATTATATTTTCCAATTAATTTTAACGTATTATCTTCTAAAACTGGGTCAAGTTCCTCTATTGTAACCAATATATCTTTTTTGTTATTTTTTATAAAATCTAATACCTTAGATTCCGGGAATGGGTAAGGCATACTTATTTTTAAAATTTCAACATTATAATTATCTAAAAAGTTTTGAAATTCTTTATCCTTTTTGTCTTCTTTTAATATGTTTAACGCTTCTAAAGTGTAATAATAGGAAACTCCGGAAGTAATAATCCCCAAATTCTTTTTATTCTTTTTATTATCGTTATTATCATTATTAAATACCGTTATACTATTAAAATTCGAATTTGAAAAATCTTCTGCAATTTTCAATTGCTTTTCTTCGAGTATAGGGTGATTTTTACTTACTAATTTGGGCATTATTGCCCAATTTGGGTCTTTTATAAATCCAATGTTACTCTTTTCAGTTTTTAAGCGTTCTATTAACTCATTGTCCATCACTTTGTCAATTAATACGTCGTTATAGCCGTGTGATAAACGTGTGGTAGACCGTAAAATAACTGGGGTTTTATATTTCCTACTGATTTCATAAGCATATTTGGTTAAATCATATGCTTCTTGCGCATCGCAAGGGTCAAAGACTGGTACATTTGCAAAACTACCATAATATCTAGTATCTTGCTCTGTTTGTGAAGAATGAGGTGTGGGGTCATCAGTAACTACAATTACTAACGCTCCATTCGTTCCTAGATATGTTAAACTCATTAAAGGGTCAGATGCTACATTTAAACCGACTTGTTTCATCGTTACGATGGTATTGGCACCAGAGTAAGATGCCCCGATTGCGTTTTCGAGTGCTACTTTTTCGTTTGTAGACCATTCGACATATATTGTAGTGTCATCGCTAATTTTATCCATGCGGTTAACTTCTTTTATTATTGTTTCCATAACTTCTGTGGAAGGGGTTCCTGCATAACCGGTTGCTACGGATAAATTTGAATGAATGGCACCCAAAGCTATTGCTTCATTTCCCATTAAAAATTTTTGTTCCTTAAGTGTTTTTTTCAAAAAAATCCCTCGTAATAGTTATTTTGTGACCATTTTAATAATATAAGTATATAATTAAAGTTTATTTATATAAATATCGATTAATTTAAATTATTATGGCATAATTGCACAATAATTATTTGATTACGCATGGATTGATTATTTTTTATATTTCTAATATTTCTAATATTTAATACAAAGATATAATAAACATAAAACATATTATTTTAAACAAAAGTATAAAAATTTATAAAATAAAAAATAGAAATAATTTAGTCAATTTTTTCAGATGTCTAATTTACAAGGTGTTTTAATGGAATGGGTTGAGAAATATAGACCTAAATCTATGAATGATGTAGCAGGGCAAAATAAAATCAAAGAAGAGCTTACAAATTGGATTGAAGAGTACCTTCAGAACGGCGGATATCATAAACCGTTATTACTTGCCGGACCTCCAGGCTGTGGAAAAACCACTTTAGCGTACGCTTTAGCAAATGATTACAATTTTGAAGTAATAGAATTAAATGCAAGCGATAAAAGGAATAAAAACGTAATTCAACAGGTTGTAGGTACCGCTGCAGTTTCAAAATCATTGAGCGGTAGGCGCTCATTGATAATTTTAGACGAAGTGGACGGTTTGTCAGGTAATGAAGATAGGGGAGGGGTTTCGGAAATTATAAAGGTTGCTAAGACTGCAAAAAACCCGATAATACTTACAGCGAATGACCCGTATAAATTAAACTTGTCTTCTCTTAGAAACTCCGTTCATCTTGTGAATGTGAATTCAGTACATACTAACTCGATACCGCCAGTACTTAGAAGAATAGCATTGCAAGAAGGCTATGAAGTTGACCCAAAAGCTATTAAAATGATAGCATCACATGCTAGTGGTGATTTAAGGGCTGCCATAAATGATTTGGAATCATTACTAATCGGAAGAACTACACCAATGGAAACCGAGGACGTAAGAAACTTAGCAGACCGAGATAGTAAAGGAAATATATTTGATGCAGTTAGGATTGCATTAAAAACCACACACTATGATATCGCAGTTTCTACGAGTAGAGACTTGAAGGAAGATATTGGAACGGTTCAAGAGTGGTTAGCTGAAAACATACCTAGGGAATACCAAAAACCACACGAAATAGCAAAAGCTTATGACTATATTTCCAAATCAGACATTTATCTCGGTAGAGTTTACCGTAGGCAACATTTTGGATTTTGGAAATATGCTTCAGCACTAATGACTGCAGGTGTTGCATTATCCAAAGACGAAAAGTATCGAGGATTTATACGATATTCGCCCCCTACAATATTTACTAAATTAAGTAGGTCTAAAGTACATCGTCAGAAAACTAAAGCAGTAGCCTTAAAAATAGGTCAAAAAGTTCATTTATCCTCTAAACGTGCTATGGAATACATGAGACTATTACCTTTAATTTTTGAGAATGATATAGACGCTTCAATCGGATTAATTGAGTATTTTGAATTAACTAGGGATGAAGTAGAATTTTTGAGTAAAAAAACTATTGCAACCAAAATATTTAAGCAAATTCAAAAAGATGAAAAAGAACAAGCCAAAGCAAGAAAAAAAGAACTTAAAGAGATGAAAAAATCAAATAAAGAAAGTAATGGCGAGTCTAAAACTACTACTAAAACTAAAAGTAAGAAAGATAAATCATCTAATTCTTCGAAAGAAAATGGAAATAGCTTAGAAAAATTCTTAAATCCTACTAAAGTGAAAAAAGAAATAGAAATAGAAGTTGAAACAGAAGTTGAAATCGAAAAAAAAGAGGATAATTCGGATAATTTAAAAAATATGCCTAAAAGTCAAATTACATTAGATAATTTCTTTTAATATTCTTTAATAAATTCTAATTTCTTTAATTTGTATTTTCAATATTTTCTTTGCTTAAATACAATGTTTGCGATGGGAATGCAAAATCCAAATTTTCCTTTTCAAATTCTTCCCTTATTTTTAAATTAACGTTTTCACAAGTATTTAAATAATAATCATAACTTAGATTGTTAACGTAATATTCTACACGTATATCTAAAGAATAAGACCCATAATTTGTAAAATTAACCCTTATGGGGTCTACAACCCCTTCTTCGTCATTTAATATCTTTTTTACAATGTTTGTTGCTTTTATAATCTCTTCTTTTGAAGTATCGTAGGTAAGTCCCAGTGTTACAACTGTCCTTCTTTTTCTTCTTGCACTTTTATTTTCAATTTCCGAATTTATTATATCCATATTTGGTATTATTAGCAAGCTATCATCAAAAGAACGTATTTTTGTACTTCTAAGTCCTATTTCTTCAACAAAACCTTGCCCAGTATCCCATTTTATCCAGTCGTGAGTTATAAATGTATTATCTGTATAAATTATAATTCCCGCTATGAAATTTTCTAAAGTAGGTTTTGAAGCCAAAGCTACAGCTAAACCACCAATACCCAAACCTGCAACTACTGTGGCAATATTAAAACCCATATTTTCCAGTGCTAAAATTATAGCTCCCAAAATAATCATTATTTTTAATAATTTTCGAACCGGTGGCAATATATGACCATGCAATCGATTGTCAGAGTCTTCAATTCTCGGGTTGATATAATGTACAAACATTTTGTCAATAAATGACATTGTGAACAATACCATCGCAATAATATATGAAATTGATATTGCGTCATTTAGCAAAACTCTACAGTGTGGTTCTAAAGTTAAAGAAAGAGACGCATATCGGACTGCACTAGTAAATATAAATATTACAATTGGAGTAATTGCTGAATCGATAAAAATACAGTCTATTCCATTCCTTCCATTTTTAATTTTGTTTTTTAATCGATATTCTAATAATTTTTTTATTAATTTTGCAACCAATATTCCCAATAAAACGTAAATTATAAAATAAAAATACTTATATATTGGATTTCCAAAAAGCATATCGTTTATAAACTCCATTATAGTAACCCCCTTGGTTAAAATTACCTATAAAATACAATATGTAAAGAAAATTAATAATAGCTAATTAAATACATTTAAATCTATAATATATTATAACATATTCGAATATTATATATGTTATTTATTACTTGATTTAACTAAAAAATAATATAAAAATATAAAAATAAAATAATATAAAAATAAAAGTAAAACTAAAGATAAAAAGAAATATTAAAATTATTTAAATGTTCATTTCTTTCATTTTTTCCCTAATTGGGGTCACAATTTTAATCATTGCTTCTGCAACCATATTTTTTAAGTCCATTGGGTGTAATCCTTCCACGTATGCTTTTTCTAATTCTTCGTAGGTGTTAAATACGATATTTCCACCGTATTTTTCAGGTCTTTTCAATTCTGCAGGATAATCTAAATAATAGTGTGCAATTTCTAAAATTGGATTTCCACTAACTTCTTTCATAGGACAGTATGCTTCTTTTATTTTTTTATTAATATCGCTATCTTCATCATCCGCAGCAATTAAATTTCCTTTTGAAGATGACATTTTACCAACGCCGTCTAATCCTGATAAAACCGGATTATGTAAACAAATTGGTGTTTCAAAATCCATGTTTGGCAATAATTCTCTAGCTAAAACGTGTATTTTTCTTTGTTCCATTCCACCGACAGCTACTGCAACTTTCAAGTATTTTATATCGTTTACCTGCATTAAAGGGTAAACTACTTCTGCTACTTTTGGGTTATCGTCTTCTCTTGCGATAACTTCCATACTTCTTCTTGCTCTTTTTAATGTAGTTTTTAAAGCCAATTTGTAAACATCTTCTGTATATTGGGCTCCTAATTGGTATTCTGAGCCATAAACGTAATCTGCTTCAAGTCCCATAGCTTCAAATACTGACCTATTGTATTCACCCAATTCCCTAATTTCTTCGAGGGTACCTTTTTGATTCAAGTAAGCGTGGAAGTCTGCCAATAAAATTACAACTTTAAAGCCTGCTTTGTGTAAATCCATCATTTTTCTAATTTGTAAGTAATGACCCATGTGAATTTTACCACTTGGTTCAAAACCTATGTATGCTATCTTTTCCCTTTTGTTTGTTTCGTCGGATAACATTTCTTTTAATTCGTCTTCTCCGATAATTTCAACACTGTTCCTTTTAACAAGGTCAAATTTCTCATTAGCGTTCATTCTATCTACCTATTATGTATTAATCAATAATTTATAATATTATACTTATAATGTATTGTATAATGTATTGTATAATTTATCTTATACTATTGCATATGGTTATAAAGTTATATATTGTGAAAAATCATATTTATAAAATTAAAATATAGATTAAAATATGAATTAAAATATGAATTAAAGTATTAAATAAATACGAGTTTAATATATTAAACACTTCTGTATATAAATTTATAGTACCATTAAAATATCCAAATAATATAGTTATTATTTTAGTTATTAAATACTAAATATTAATTTTATAGTTTCTATCATCGCTACTATAATTTATATATATTATGTAACAACTATGTAATAAGATAGTTAAATTTTATTAATAGGTGAATTATGAAAAGAGTTATATCAGTTAGTGGTTCTGAAGAAGAAACAGTTGAAATATGTGAAAAGGTTGCTAAATTAGGTTTGGAATGTTCCTTTGATTCAAAGGTTAAAAGTACTGACGGCTCGATTTCAAGTATTATGATAAAACTTTATGGTAATGACCGTATAAAATTAAAAGAAGACCATAAAGATATTTTAGCAATAATAACTGACGTTAAAAACAAATATAATGCAAATAAAAAGGGAATGTT includes:
- a CDS encoding thiamine pyrophosphate-dependent enzyme gives rise to the protein MGNEAIALGAIHSNLSVATGYAGTPSTEVMETIIKEVNRMDKISDDTTIYVEWSTNEKVALENAIGASYSGANTIVTMKQVGLNVASDPLMSLTYLGTNGALVIVVTDDPTPHSSQTEQDTRYYGSFANVPVFDPCDAQEAYDLTKYAYEISRKYKTPVILRSTTRLSHGYNDVLIDKVMDNELIERLKTEKSNIGFIKDPNWAIMPKLVSKNHPILEEKQLKIAEDFSNSNFNSITVFNNDNNDNKKNKKNLGIITSGVSYYYTLEALNILKEDKKDKEFQNFLDNYNVEILKISMPYPFPESKVLDFIKNNKKDILVTIEELDPVLEDNTLKLIGKYNNNNNNNNNLNNIKFYGKYNLFPKCGEYNVDIVKTLLYKIIKEDNRLECNNKDNMDNKHNNNTSSKIKDEENTKKEITLPVRLPTLCAGCMHRIAFYAFKKVAREFKKQNIETIFSGDIGCYTLGATPPLSATDTCLCMGAGISLATGLSRVNSNTKNIAFIGDSTFFHSGIPAVVNAVYNEADVTIVVLDNETTAMTGHQPHPGTGQKARGNAKIIDIEKVLKSCNVENVQTIDISKFANIEQEDIFKGILKKCKNAMDYEGVSAIIFKGDCVTKKKIKTTKSQKTDAQNLKVVVDENLCNSCKLCINEIGCPALRYDSLNNRIELLDSCTNCGLCINICPKGALSKKL
- a CDS encoding mechanosensitive ion channel family protein; this encodes MEFINDMLFGNPIYKYFYFIIYVLLGILVAKLIKKLLEYRLKNKIKNGRNGIDCIFIDSAITPIVIFIFTSAVRYASLSLTLEPHCRVLLNDAISISYIIAMVLFTMSFIDKMFVHYINPRIEDSDNRLHGHILPPVRKLLKIMIILGAIILALENMGFNIATVVAGLGIGGLAVALASKPTLENFIAGIIIYTDNTFITHDWIKWDTGQGFVEEIGLRSTKIRSFDDSLLIIPNMDIINSEIENKSARRKRRTVVTLGLTYDTSKEEIIKATNIVKKILNDEEGVVDPIRVNFTNYGSYSLDIRVEYYVNNLSYDYYLNTCENVNLKIREEFEKENLDFAFPSQTLYLSKENIENTN
- a CDS encoding replication factor C large subunit, translating into MEWVEKYRPKSMNDVAGQNKIKEELTNWIEEYLQNGGYHKPLLLAGPPGCGKTTLAYALANDYNFEVIELNASDKRNKNVIQQVVGTAAVSKSLSGRRSLIILDEVDGLSGNEDRGGVSEIIKVAKTAKNPIILTANDPYKLNLSSLRNSVHLVNVNSVHTNSIPPVLRRIALQEGYEVDPKAIKMIASHASGDLRAAINDLESLLIGRTTPMETEDVRNLADRDSKGNIFDAVRIALKTTHYDIAVSTSRDLKEDIGTVQEWLAENIPREYQKPHEIAKAYDYISKSDIYLGRVYRRQHFGFWKYASALMTAGVALSKDEKYRGFIRYSPPTIFTKLSRSKVHRQKTKAVALKIGQKVHLSSKRAMEYMRLLPLIFENDIDASIGLIEYFELTRDEVEFLSKKTIATKIFKQIQKDEKEQAKARKKELKEMKKSNKESNGESKTTTKTKSKKDKSSNSSKENGNSLEKFLNPTKVKKEIEIEVETEVEIEKKEDNSDNLKNMPKSQITLDNFF
- a CDS encoding methanogenesis marker 6 protein; the encoded protein is MKSKVIMLADDAKTSPSKLFRYLNSLEEDINVKETCFGAFIEGEDELVDKIADKVRDLEKNKIFCKDRGFPIWDKRRCRAFRKGGPREGFHQLEAEHRALKTISEGLDEYESEKSTYENVQELKKKVMEEYDKTLKKSEKVSVGSFAKIAEEYKSDDASKTKKAKN
- a CDS encoding phenylacetate--CoA ligase family protein; this encodes MSNKNIDNNGNKDKNKNKNKNHKKIDLLIDLVKRAKKGTFYKEKLKDIEVSEIKTLEDIQKLPFTTKSELRKAYPLGLSAVGEEEIVRIHSTSGTTGEPVIIPYTKKDVEVFTDMMSRCYEVAGVISTDRVHITPGYGLWTAGIGFQLGAEKMGAMTIPMGPGNTEKQLKMMVDLKSTVLTSTSSYALLLAEEIHKRGISDKICLRKGIIGSERWSEKMRNRIEKELNMETYDIYGLTEVYGPGIAIDCDEHDGLHYWNDYLLFEIIDPITGKVLPDGTIGELVITTLVKEGAPLIRYRTGDLTQIMTGKCSCGAKYPKISRILGRSDDRIKIKGVNIFPQQIEKVIECLDELCSEYQVVLTKNEGRDNMLLRVELKKELIIDSKALLKLEQEVQKKFKNFIGIKIDVECVNSGELPRSEKKSKRIIDKRL
- a CDS encoding 2-oxoacid:acceptor oxidoreductase family protein, which translates into the protein MEKCDIIISGVGGQGIVLASRLIATMALRKGYKISTAETIGMSQRGGSVVSNLRLDSHRKGSLIPKGQANVIIGFEPAEAYRYNEYLNKDTKVLLNSNPIYSSSKTPENEIYSKKEVIKIIELFDKNNTLTACNFNKMALEFGNLKTMNIMMIAIACFNNYLPFSVDELNSTIKEEMPSKIKDINLKAVEFAINNFEKYANINSNNVIKI
- a CDS encoding tyrosine--tRNA ligase → MNANEKFDLVKRNSVEIIGEDELKEMLSDETNKREKIAYIGFEPSGKIHMGHYLQIRKMMDLHKAGFKVVILLADFHAYLNQKGTLEEIRELGEYNRSVFEAMGLEADYVYGSEYQLGAQYTEDVYKLALKTTLKRARRSMEVIAREDDNPKVAEVVYPLMQVNDIKYLKVAVAVGGMEQRKIHVLARELLPNMDFETPICLHNPVLSGLDGVGKMSSSKGNLIAADDEDSDINKKIKEAYCPMKEVSGNPILEIAHYYLDYPAELKRPEKYGGNIVFNTYEELEKAYVEGLHPMDLKNMVAEAMIKIVTPIREKMKEMNI